A single genomic interval of Hoplias malabaricus isolate fHopMal1 chromosome 7, fHopMal1.hap1, whole genome shotgun sequence harbors:
- the acot20 gene encoding acyl-coenzyme A thioesterase 5: protein MALLMRRCTNIFRINPLVRMSSNSAVRLGLSPASCMFDEAVEIKVSGLSPRQRVELHSELKDDKGLVFRAWASYEADGRGQLDLGVQASDSGTYTGVDPMGLFWSMKPDVPHSKFLKRDASIPQLYSIQASSGGQVLAREVNERHFMAPGVRRTPVRDGRIRGTLFTPPGRGPFPAVIDLYTLGGTLCEPRAALLANKGFMVLALAYYGYQDMPKKVDKLELEYFEEALTFLQKQPEVKQTGIGTVSFSKSGDLALSMASFLPNIKASVCINVSISNVLFPLHYKDMVIPPLSSKMKRITFTDSGIMDIRDVLDDPMAKENLSTVIPIQRATCNFLFLVSEDDRNWNSTYFAEQACNILKAHGKANYEVVSYPKAGHFLEVPYMPQHPSGFHAAVDQVVVFGGEPKVHADAQLDAWRRVQEFFKQHL, encoded by the exons atGGCGCTGCTGATGCGTCGCTGCACTAATATTTTCCGCATAAACCCACTCGTTCGGATGAGCTCCAACTCGGCGGTCCGTCTCGGCCTGTCTCCGGCCAGCTGCATGTTTGACGAGGCTGTGGAGATAAAGGTGAGCGGGCTGAGTCCTCGGCAGCGCGTGGAGCTCCACTCCGAGCTGAAGGACGATAAAGGGCTGGTGTTCAGGGCCTGGGCCTCGTACGAAGCGGACGGCCGCGGGCAGCTGGACCTGGGCGTCCAGGCCTCGGACAGCGGCACCTACACGGGGGTCGATCCCATGGGCTTGTTCTGGTCCATGAAGCCGGACGTGCCTCACAGTAAATTCCTGAAGAGAGACGCCTCCATCCCCCAGCTCTACAGCATCCAGGCCTCGAGTGGAGGGCAGGTCCTCGCCCGGGAGGTGAACGAGAGGCACTTCATGGCTCCTGGGGTCAGAAGGACTCCGGTGAGGGACGGCAGGATCCGGGGCACTCTCTTCACACCGCCTG GAAGAGGCCCGTTCCCTGCCGTGATAGATCTCTATACTTTGGGGGGTACTCTGTGTGAGCCGAGAGCAGCTCTACTGGCCAATAAAGGGTTCATGGTGCTGGCCCTGGCTTACTATGGGTACCAGGACATGCCCAAAAAAGTGGATAAATTAGAGCTGGAGTACTTTGAAGAAGCATTAACCTTTCTGCAGAAGCAGCCTGAG GTGAAGCAAACTGGAATAGGCACTGTGTCTTTCTCAAAGAGTGGAGACCTAGCTCTGTCCATGGCATCGTTCCTGCCCAACATCAAAGCCTCTGTTTGTATCAACGTCTCCATTTCCAACGTCCTGTTCCCTCTCCACTACAAAGACATGGTCATCCCACCTCTTTCGTCAAAAATGAAGAGAATAACCTTCACAGACTCGGGTATCATGGACATTAGAGACGTTCTAGATGACCCTATGGCGAAAGAGAACCTCTCCACTGTCATACCGATTCAGCGTGCCACTTGTAATTTCCTGTTTCTGGTGTCAGAAGACGACAGGAATTGGAACAGCACGTATTTTGCAGAGCAAGCTTGCAACATACTCAAGGCACATGGAAAAGCTAATTATGAGGTGGTGAGCTATCCAAAGGCAGGGCACTTTTTGGAAGTCCCTTACATGCCTCAGCATCCTTCTGGATTTCACGCTGCAGTGGATCAAGTGGTTGTTTTTGGAGGAGAACCCAAAGTCCATGCAGACGCACAGCTTGATGCATGGAGACGAGTGCAggagttttttaaacaacactTATGA